The genomic window CCGGACGCCGCAGCGTGCGCATCTGGTGCGCCGCCGGCTCGACGGGGCAGGAGCCCTATTCGCTGGCGATGTGCCTGAAGGAGATGAGCGCGGCCCTCACCGGCTGGCGCATCGAGATCATCGCGACCGACCTGTCGCAGGAGGTGCTGGAAAAGGCCAAGGCCGGCGTCTACAGCCAGTTCGAGGTGCAGCGTGGCCTGCCGATCCAGATGCTGGTCAAATATTTCAAGCAGACCGGCGAGACCTGGCAGATCAATCCCGAATTGCGCGCGATGATCCAGCACCGGCAGCTCAATTTGCTGCACGATTTTGCCCAGCTCGGCACCTTCGACGTGATCTTCTGCCGCAACGTGCTGATCTATTTCGACCAGGACACCAAGATCAACATCTTCAATCGCATGGCGCGCCAGATCGAGCCCGACGGCTTCCTCGTGCTGGGTGCGGCCGAGACCGTGGTCGGATTGACCGAGACGTTCAGGCCGATTGCGGAGCGGCGCGGCCTCTACAAGCCGAACGATCCGCGCGCGGCGGCAGCCAAGCCGGCTCTCGCGGGCGTGGCCCCGCGCCTGGCGGTGATGGCAGGACGGTAAGCATGGCCGAGGATGGAAAAGGTGCGGAGCGCGTAACGTTCAGCCGCGGCTATGACGTCTGCATCATGGCGATCGACGGCACCTGGCGGCGCGACTGCAAGCTCAACGCGATCTCCGACACCGACGCCATCCTCACGGTGGAAGGCTCGATCCAGGGGCTGAACCTGAAAGAGTTCTTTCTGCTGCTGTCCTCAACCGGCCTTGCCTACCGCCGCTGCGAGCTGGTACGGGTCAACGGCGCCGAGATGGATATCCAATTCCTGCGCGGTAAGAACCGGAAGAAGCGCGGCGCGACCGGCGGCCATGACGCCGCGGCCTGATCGGCACGTGGCTGCCGCCGCACTTTCCGCCACGTTGCTTTATATTTGCTGAAACATCAGAACCAATTTGCCGTAGCCGCTTTACGTCGTCTAAGCGCGAGCCGTGTAACCATTGCTGGTCTCAATCTCAGGAATACCGGCAATGCCCAGAAGCTCTCTCTCCCCCATCTCGTCAAACCTGCCCGACGTCGCCGAGCGGCGTGCGCTTCAGCTCCTGGTCGTCGATGACGACGCCACGCAGCGCAGCCTGATCACGGTTGCCGCCAAGCAGGCCGGCCACGAAGTCACCGTGGCGCCCTCGGTGGCGGAAGCGATCGAGAAGCTCCGCGCCGCGCGCTTCGACTGCGTGACGCTCGATCTCGTGCTGGAGGATGGCGACGGCATCGACGTGCTGCGCGAGATGAAGGAAGCGAAATTCGCCGGCGCGGTGATCGTCATCAGCGGCATGGACGGCAAGCGCCGCAGTGCCGCCCGCAGCTTCGCCCGTTCCGTCGGGATCGAGCTCCAGAGCCTGCCGAAGCCGCTGGATCTGGCGGCCCTGCGCATCAGCCTCGCTAATCTCGGCAAGACTGCGATGGGCCTGCCGGCAATCCACACCTGGGGCGGTGTCGCCACCGACGCGATCGTGGAACGGCACCGCGCCTAAAGCAGGATCCGGACCCGAAGGCCGCGTTAGCGCAAAGTGCGCAGCGGTTCCGAAAAGATCATGCTCAAAACAACAGCCTAAAGCGCAATGACGATGCATCCTAATCTCGTCTAATCTCGTCGCGCTTTGGCTGCGGAGCTGCCATGCGATCGGATGTGCCGCCGCTGATCGCGATCCTACGCGTCGGTGGATTCCGACAGGCATTGCAGGGCGTGGCGAAGGCCCGCCCGGCAGGCGCCGAGGGCGGCGCTCGCGGTGGCATACTGGGGCGTGACGTCGTCGAGGATGAAGACGTCCGCGGAACTTTCCGCATCATTGCCGTGTTCTTGATCCATGGCTGCGGCGATCCGGCGCATGCTGGTCTCGATCTGTGCGATCAGCAAGCGAAGGTCAGCTGCAATCAGCTCACGGCTCTCGATTTCGGGCGTTGCGAGCAACGGTGTATCGGCTAAATTTAGCATGGATATTCTCCGTCTCCCGCAATTAGGCGCCATGCCGCTACTTGTGCGTTAAGTCTATGTCCCGTACAAATACGGGTGGGCCGAATCCGCGCCGAACGCCATAACGGTTGGCGCGGACGCGAGTCCTTCATGCCAACTGGATGTGGCACATGGCCGAACAAAGCTCTCGCGGTGAAATCTTCGTGGTCGACGACGACCCTGCTGTTCGCGACACCTTGTCGATGGTGTTGAAGGCGGCGGGCTATGAGGTGATCTGTTTTGCGGACGGCGCAGCGCTGCTCTCCGTCGCGCGGAACCGCACACCGGCTGCGATCCTGCTCGACGTGCATATTCCCGGAAAGTCAGGCCTCGACATTCTCAAGGAACTGCACGGCGAGGACTATCCGGCGCCGATCTTCATGATCTCCGGGCAGGGCGACATTGCGATGGCGGTCGGGGCGATCAAGAGCGGTGCGCTCGACTTCATCGAGAAGCCGTTCCGCGGCAGCGAGATCGTCGGCCGGCTCGACGAGGCGATCGGCGCCTATGCGCGCCGGCAGGCGGAGAATGCGTCGCCGAAATTCGGCTCGCTGCATTTCCCCGGACGTGAGCCGTTGACGCGCAGGGAGCGCGAGGTGCTCGAGCAGTTCGCCTCCGGTGCGTCCAACAAGGAAGCCGGCCGCACGCTCGGCATCAGCCCACGCACCATCGAGGACCACCGCGCCAACATCATGAAGAAGCTCGGCGCGCGCAACGCCGCCGACCTGATCCGCATCGTGATGACCGCGGCCCAGCGCGCGTCGTAGAATCGATCGGCGAGCCTTTGTAGCCCGGATGGAGCGCCAGCGAAATCCGGGACCGGTGCACGCAGCAAGAGACTTCCCGGATTGCGCTGCGCTCGATCCGGGCTACACGCGACCAGCTATGAAAGGCCTGCCTAAAAGGCCTGCGCCTCATCCCTGCAGTGCCCTGCGGATGATCCGCGCCAGATCCGATTTTCGATAGGGCTTGGCGAGCAGCAGAACCCCCGAATCCAGCCGGCCGTGATGGATGATCGCATTCTCGGTATAGCCGGACGTGTAGACCACCCTGAGATCGGGGCGGGTCTTCTGGATCTCGTCGGCGAGCTGACGTCCGTTCATCTTGCCGGGCATGATGACGTCGGTGAACAGGAGATCGAACGGCTTGCCGGCGGCGACGATCGCGAGCGCCTCCGCAGCGTTCGCGGCCTGCAAGGTGACGTATCCCAGCGAATGCAGCTGAGCCAGCACGTAGTCACGCACCAGGCGGTCGTCCTCGACCACCAGGATGGTCTCGTGTCCGCCCTCGATCGCCGCCGCCGTCACGCCCTCGCCGACCGCCGTCGGCGTCCTGCCCGGCGGCAGGTACATCTTGATCGTGGTGCCGTGGCCTTCCTCGCTGTAGATCTTGATGTGTCCTGCGGACTGCTTGATGAAGCCGTAAACCATTGAGAGTCCGAGTCCGGTGCCCTTGCCCGGGCCCTTCGAGGTGAAGAAGGGATCGAACACCCTGGCCAGCATGTTCGCGGGGATTCCGGTGCCGGTGTCGCTCACGGCGATCAGCACGTAGTGCCCCGGCGGCACATCGTTGGCGCTGGCATAGACCTCGTCGAGATAGGCGGCGCCCGTCTCCACGATCAGTTTGCCGCCGTTCGGCATGGCGTCGCGGGCATTGAGCGCGAGGTTGAGGATCGCGGTGGTGAGCTGGTTGGGATCGACGATCGCGACGCAGCTCTCGTCCTCGAACACCGATTCGATCTGGATCTGCTCGCCCAGCGTCGGCCGCAGCAGTTTCGCGGTGTCGATGATCAGCGAGTTGATGTCGATCTCGCGCGGCTGAAGCGGCTGCTTGCGCGCGAAGGCGAGCAGGTGCTGGGTCAGATCGGCGCCGCGCGCGGCCGCCTCGTCGATCATCTTGGTGATGGCCGCAAGCTGCGGCTCCTTCTCGACCGCCTCCGCGAGGATCTCGATGGTTCCGGTGATGACGGTGAGGATATTGTTGAAGTCGTGCGCCACGCCGCCGGTGAGCTGGCCGACCGCCTCCATCTTCTCGGCATGGCGGATGCGTTCCTCGGCCGCGATCTTGTCGGTGAGGTCGCGGTAGAAGACGTTGAACAGCAGGCCCTCGCGGCGCTTCAGCGCGGTGACGCTCAGCTCAGCCTTGAACTCCTTGCCGTCGCGGCGGCGGCACATCAGCTCGCGGCGGCGGTTCAGCGTCTTGTCGTCTTCGTTCGCGAGGAATTGCGTCAGGCCCGTTTTGACCCTCTCGCGTTCGCTCTCGGCGACGATGAGATCGATCGTGTTCTTGCCGAGCACCTCGTCGCGGCGCCAGCCGAACAGCCGCTCGGCTTGCGAATTCCAGTTCAGGATGCTGCCGGTCTCGTCGGTCTGCACGAAGGCGTCGAGCGAGGTCTCGACGATCTTGCGGGCAAGCCGTTCGCTCTCGCGCAGCGATTCCTGCGCGAGCCGCGCCTCCGTCATGTCGCGCCCGACGAAGAAGAACCGCTGCGCCGGCTCGGACCAGTTGCCGAGCCAGGACAGCCAGACCTGGTGTCCGTTCTTGTGGAAGCAGCGCGTATCACCGAGCTTTGGCCGCTCGCCGAGCCGCATCGCGCGCATGTTTTCGCGGGACTGCTCCAGATGGTCGGGATGAACGAAGTCGGCGCCGCTGCGGCCGATCATCTCCTCCGGCCGGTAGCCGAGAATGGTCTCGCTGCTCGGGCTGATCTGCACGACATGACCGCGCGCGTCCATGACCATGATCAGGTCCTGCGACGTCTCGAAGATCTGCCGGCGCTCTTCGAGCTGCTGCTGCAGCGCCCGCTCGGCCCGCCGCGCCTCGGTGAGGCTGCGCGCAGATCCGGAGGCTCCGACGATCTCGCCTGACGGTCCCCTGATCGGCGAGAGGCTGAGCGAGATCTCGACCGGCGTGCCGTCCTTGCGCAGGCGCACCGTCTCGAAGCGTTCGATCGGCTCGCCTGCCGCGATCCGCCGCAAGATGTTCTTGCCCTGGTCGCGGCGGTCGGCGGGTACGATGATGGCGGTGGATTTCCCGATCGCCTCGTCCGCCGAATAGCCGTAGAGGCGTTCGGCAGCCGGATTCCAGCCCGTGATGATGGCTTCGAGCGACTGCATCACGATCGCATCGTCGGATGATTCCACTGCGGCGCTGAACAAGCGCTCGCGCGCCGCATGATGGCTTCGAGCTGCCTCGGTGCGGCGATGCTCCTCGATCTCGCGTTGGAGCGCGGCCGTTTTCGCCCGAGTCTCCTCGACCATCTGGGCAAAGGCCCGTGCCAGCACGCCGGTCTCGCCGCTGGCATCGACGGGTATATCCGCTGGACGTCCGCTGCCGATGGCCTGCACCGCCTTGGTCAGGCGGCCGATCGGGCGCGTCAATGAGCGCGCCAGGAGCACCGCGAGTAAAGCCGCAGCGAGCACGGCAAGCACGCCGACGAGTAGGGACGTTCGTTGAATCGCTGCGGGCACGAGGCCGAACACCGGCGAGGGGATCGTCTCGATAATCGCAACCCAGTCCTTGCCCACGAGCAGCGCCGGCGCAATCGCCGCCCCGCTCGGCCGGCCCGACCCGTCGGTCATGAGCCGCGTGGATCCTTCCAGCGTCCCGGCCGAGGCCGCGAAATACGGAAAATCCTTGCGCCAGTCGTTGGGACGATCATGCCATGCGCCGAATTCCCGCATGCGATCGGGATGGACGAGATAGTCGCCGCGCAAATTCACGACATAGATCTCTCCGCCCGAGGTCACGGTGGAGCGGACGCGGTCGAGCGCCGGTCGCATGTCGATATTGGCGATGATGATGCCGAATGGCCTGCCGTCCGCCGTGAACAGCGGGGTTGCAACTCGTAACGTCGGAATGTGGGAGGTCGTGGTTCCCCCTTGGCGGGTGGCGAGATCGATGGCGGACACGTAGATCTCGCCCGGCGCCAGTCGGATGGTCTCCTGAAAGTAGGTTCGTTCACTCTTGCGCTC from Bradyrhizobium zhanjiangense includes these protein-coding regions:
- a CDS encoding pilus assembly protein PilZ; protein product: MAEDGKGAERVTFSRGYDVCIMAIDGTWRRDCKLNAISDTDAILTVEGSIQGLNLKEFFLLLSSTGLAYRRCELVRVNGAEMDIQFLRGKNRKKRGATGGHDAAA
- a CDS encoding CheR family methyltransferase, with translation MTPTEYEYLRKFLKDNSGLDLSADKQYLIESRLLPLARKTGLSGIAELVQKLQAGSRPLITDVVEAMTTNETFFFRDKVPFEHFRDTIMPEIIKARAGRRSVRIWCAAGSTGQEPYSLAMCLKEMSAALTGWRIEIIATDLSQEVLEKAKAGVYSQFEVQRGLPIQMLVKYFKQTGETWQINPELRAMIQHRQLNLLHDFAQLGTFDVIFCRNVLIYFDQDTKINIFNRMARQIEPDGFLVLGAAETVVGLTETFRPIAERRGLYKPNDPRAAAAKPALAGVAPRLAVMAGR
- a CDS encoding response regulator, giving the protein MPRSSLSPISSNLPDVAERRALQLLVVDDDATQRSLITVAAKQAGHEVTVAPSVAEAIEKLRAARFDCVTLDLVLEDGDGIDVLREMKEAKFAGAVIVISGMDGKRRSAARSFARSVGIELQSLPKPLDLAALRISLANLGKTAMGLPAIHTWGGVATDAIVERHRA
- a CDS encoding PAS domain S-box protein, which encodes MSAPATDDKDPHSFPGQNGRGHSGTGANIPMTLATRLAITMTLLVAVTVAAVGWLGYRNTTQAVIPRVLERVEAQSRLLATNLESYVAGARGDLLGYRSAAAINGLIRAHIGGGIDASDGVSEQTWRERIAARLAAEIDAKPSYGQFRIIGLDDDQRELVRVDRSGPNGKARVAPNDELERKSERTYFQETIRLAPGEIYVSAIDLATRQGGTTTSHIPTLRVATPLFTADGRPFGIIIANIDMRPALDRVRSTVTSGGEIYVVNLRGDYLVHPDRMREFGAWHDRPNDWRKDFPYFAASAGTLEGSTRLMTDGSGRPSGAAIAPALLVGKDWVAIIETIPSPVFGLVPAAIQRTSLLVGVLAVLAAALLAVLLARSLTRPIGRLTKAVQAIGSGRPADIPVDASGETGVLARAFAQMVEETRAKTAALQREIEEHRRTEAARSHHAARERLFSAAVESSDDAIVMQSLEAIITGWNPAAERLYGYSADEAIGKSTAIIVPADRRDQGKNILRRIAAGEPIERFETVRLRKDGTPVEISLSLSPIRGPSGEIVGASGSARSLTEARRAERALQQQLEERRQIFETSQDLIMVMDARGHVVQISPSSETILGYRPEEMIGRSGADFVHPDHLEQSRENMRAMRLGERPKLGDTRCFHKNGHQVWLSWLGNWSEPAQRFFFVGRDMTEARLAQESLRESERLARKIVETSLDAFVQTDETGSILNWNSQAERLFGWRRDEVLGKNTIDLIVAESERERVKTGLTQFLANEDDKTLNRRRELMCRRRDGKEFKAELSVTALKRREGLLFNVFYRDLTDKIAAEERIRHAEKMEAVGQLTGGVAHDFNNILTVITGTIEILAEAVEKEPQLAAITKMIDEAAARGADLTQHLLAFARKQPLQPREIDINSLIIDTAKLLRPTLGEQIQIESVFEDESCVAIVDPNQLTTAILNLALNARDAMPNGGKLIVETGAAYLDEVYASANDVPPGHYVLIAVSDTGTGIPANMLARVFDPFFTSKGPGKGTGLGLSMVYGFIKQSAGHIKIYSEEGHGTTIKMYLPPGRTPTAVGEGVTAAAIEGGHETILVVEDDRLVRDYVLAQLHSLGYVTLQAANAAEALAIVAAGKPFDLLFTDVIMPGKMNGRQLADEIQKTRPDLRVVYTSGYTENAIIHHGRLDSGVLLLAKPYRKSDLARIIRRALQG
- a CDS encoding response regulator transcription factor — translated: MAEQSSRGEIFVVDDDPAVRDTLSMVLKAAGYEVICFADGAALLSVARNRTPAAILLDVHIPGKSGLDILKELHGEDYPAPIFMISGQGDIAMAVGAIKSGALDFIEKPFRGSEIVGRLDEAIGAYARRQAENASPKFGSLHFPGREPLTRREREVLEQFASGASNKEAGRTLGISPRTIEDHRANIMKKLGARNAADLIRIVMTAAQRAS